The sequence GCGTCCAGGTGCGGAACCTTGTACTTGCCCATCAGGGTGGGCATGCGGCTGTCGCTGAGAGGCACCCACTGGCGCGTGTCTTCGAGGGTGGACCAGATGACGTGCTGGATGCCAGCGTCCTTCGCCGCCGTAGCCATGGCCTTCGCCTGGGCGAACTCCTGCTCGGGCGAAAAGTGCTCCCAGAAGAACGTGACGCAGAACGCCCCGTAGGCCCCTGTGAACGCCTTTTTCAGACTCTCGACATCGTCGACGTCGGCGGCGACAACCTCGGCACCTAGCTTTGCAAGCTCTTTCGCCTTTTCAGAGTTGACCTTTCTCGTAAGCGCGCGCGCCGCGAACCCGCCACCCTTGTCGCCCACGATGGCGCGGACCAAACCGCTACCTTGCGCGCCGGTTGCACCCACCACCGCAATAATCTTCTTTTCAGCCATCACGATTCTCCTTGTGAAGTTGGGAAGAGAACGTACGGACGGGCTTCAGTATTCCCTACTGGGGCAGGGGTGTCAAGATCAGCTTCCCCTTTCGTTAACCGTGCCTCACGCAGCCCAATCTTTGCCTGGTCATTTACATGATCTTGCAAACCTTGCATTCTCTCAGGACCACTCAGCGACCTCTATGCCCCTGGCCGAGTTCATTGCAATTGCTTGCAAACAAAGAACTTGAGCGTTCAAGCTGGCGTTGCAGTCTGTGCTGGCACATAGCTTGCCTGCCAATTTGTCAGAAGGAATTTATCTAACCCCTTATCAGGAGAAGCATGACACCGGGACGACGGATAGTCTCCCGGCCCACATCAGGCACAAACGACGGCGCACCAAACACTCAGACGCCCTCTCGGGCGGAGCACGGCCCGGGAGGGCCTTTTTATTTTTACTCTAAAATAACAGCGCGAATGGAGGAATCGTCATGACGGCCCCCGAGCTGGCATTAGTTTCGACCACAATAAGCATCCTAGGGTTCTTGCTTGGCCTGATCGCCGAATCCTTACGGCCGTGACACTGTGCCCTGGGCAGTTGATCAGGACAGCAGCGGGAAGGGTGAGGATGGAGAAAATGGGAACGATTGTGGAGTACACTGACGAGAAGCCACGGCTCAACATGTATCCAAAGCGCATTGTTTCTCCCGGGAAAGGAAAGGCCTGTTGTGCCCGGAAAATGGAGCAGATCGGCGGCATCGAGCGCGAGGGGGAGCGGTCATATTTTTATCGCCGGTGCAAGGTCTGCGGGTACACCGTCCGTCACTTCCTCTCAGCTCCGCCTCCCGATCCTGCCGGCGGTCAGTGGGAAGATGGGTTGAACTACCTGCTCAAGCTGGTCGGATAGGGGACTTTTTACCCGACTTTCCAAGGGAATTTTGGCCGGAAGTAGAGTGGGAACGGAAAAGGCATGGGCGGCGCCGTGGCCGAAGAGTGGGTAGTTCTCGCTAGAGCGAAGCCCCTTGCTCAGACGTATATCTGTCCCACGTGCCATGCCCGACTGGCAGACTATGTTAACCGTCGACCGTCCATCGCCCGCCAGAGCGAAAATGCTGGAAGCGTAGATGAGGTGGTTACTTAAAATGCGCGTGTGCCACCTCCTTCTAGGTTCATAACGCCGATACGGTCAATTTCACGGGCGTCGGGACATCCTGACGCTCGTGGTGTTTTTGGGATAGCTCTCCGATTCCTTGTCCCCCTCTGCAAAATCGCCAGAGCGATATAGCACAAACGCGGGGGTCGAGATTCACTCCCACCCCCCTCCTGCCGGTGCTAGTAGCGGTGCTAGTTCGGTGTCAGTTTTGGGCATACTCAGTCGTTTTAGATCGCACTCCCCTCACAATGGAAAGCCCTCGCCAACAAGGTTTTTGGCCGTTCTATTTAGGATTTAGGGAAATGGGCTTCTGGCATTTTTGGTGCCAGAAGGGAAATACACCGAGAAAAGGAAACTCACCGAAAAATAAGGGGGGAAGGCGCTTCCGGGCCACTGCAGTGAACTAGTGTCCCTCAAAATAAATCTCCCTAAGCACAGCAAGCTTCCGCGAGGGGCACTGAGGGGTTGTAGGGGAGAGACTCCCCTATGCTTGGGGGGTGCTCAGCGAGGCTAAAGTCGAGCGCCGAAGGGGGGCCTGCCCCCCTAGCGGAAGTGACGCACCAAGGGGGGATTGTTAGCGGGAAATAGTTGGTGCGGCACTAGTTCAGGGTTGAAGGTTCAGGGTTTATGGTTCATAGTTCAGAAAACGCTGAACCCTGAACCATGAATGGGGGACGGTAGACTATGAGCCGTGAGCGCAAAAAACCTTTGGTTGGAATCGTGATGGGGAGTGACTCGGACTTCCCCATCATGGAGGAGACCATAAAGGCATTGAAGTATTTTGGCATTCCCCACGAGGTGCGCGTGATCTCGTGCCACCGGGCCCCCGCTCAGGCGATCGAGTATTCACGGACCGCCCAGACACGAGGGCTCAAAGTGATCATTGCTGGGGCGGGTGGCGCAGCGCACTTAGCCGGCATTATCGCGGCCGAGACCACGTTGCCGGTCATCGGAGTCCCCATTGAATCGAGCCCGCTGCACGGCATGGATGCGCTGCTCTCCACGGCCCAAATGCCCGGGGGGGTCCCCGTAGCCACCATGGCAGTGGGCAAAGCGGGTGCAAAGAACGCCGGTATTTATTCTGCTGAGATATTAAGTATTTATGATGGAAAGCTTTATAAACAACTTGATAAGTTTAAGAAGTCACTTGCACAGGAAGTTGCGGCCCAGGACCGCGCCCTAGCGGAAAAGCTCAAGTAGCCTCGACTGGAGGAAACCGATGACCGATCTCCGGGAAAAGATCCGGCTGACAACCCTGTCTCACGGCGCGGGTTGAGCCTGCAAAATCAGTCCGACGGACCTGGCTCAGGTGCTGAGTCAGCTACCTAGCTTCAGTGACCCGCGGATCCTCGTGGGCCCGGAGACCGCGGACGATGCCGCGGTCTACCAGCTCACTGACGATCTGGCCGTGGTGCAGTCTGTCGACTACATCACTCCGGTCGTGGACGATCCGTATGCCTGCGGGGCAGTGGCCGCGGCCAACTCCCTCAGCGACATGTACGCCATGGGGGCACAGCCGATCTTTGCCCTCAATCTGGTCGGTTTTCCGACCGGAAAGCTTTCCCTTGACGTGCTAACTGCGATCCTCCAGGGCGGAGCCGACAAGGTCAAAGAGGCCGGCGCCTCCATTATCGGAGGACACAGCATCGATGATCCGGAACCGAAGTACGGATTGGTGGTGACCGGCCTCGTGCACCCGAAGAAGGTATTCACCAATGCCGGAGCCCGGGTCGGGGATGACCTGGTCCTGACCAAGCCGCTGGGGCTCGGGATTATCACCACCGGGATCAAGCAGGAGCAGGTCTCTCAAGACACCATGCAACAGGCTGTGCACGTCATGACCACGTTGAACAAGGCTGCCGCCGAGGCGATGATTGAGGTGGGAGTGGATGCGTGCACGGACATTACGGGCTTTGGCCTCCTTGGACACCTGAATGAGATGACGGCTGGCAGCGGTGTCGGCGCCCGCATTTCTCTCAACGCGATCCCAGTGCTCCCCGATGCCTGGAATCTGGTGAAGGACGGCATCTGTCCCGGCGGGACCAAACGGAATCGCCAGGCCTTGGAGGGAAAGGTCACGTGGGCACGGGAGATTACCGAGGAGGCGCAACTGATCCTCTGCGATGCACAGACCTCGGGCGGCCTCTTGATCGCTGTCCCCAAGGAGAAAAGCACCCAACTCGTCAAGCGCCTGCAAGACGCCAAGACGCTCGCCGCTGCAAGTATCGGTGAGATCGTGGCGGGTGCTGGCGAGATCGAAGTGACTCCCTGAGTCCCCTGTTTCCCCCCCACCCACGACCCTTTCCGTTCACGCACTCGCGAATCGCTCTCGTTGACAATCATCACTTGAGACGTAAACTAGGAGGACATCTATATAACCCCGTGCCTGGGCCTGACCTCATGATCGTCAACAAACATATTTTTGAACTGGATCGCCTGGAACTTTTGAGTGGGGCGACGCTGAAGCAGATCCGGGTCGGCTACGAGACCTATGGCAAACTTTCCCCGGCCAAAGATAACGCCATCTTGATCTGTCATTACTTTTCCAGCACGTCACATGCCGCAGGGCGCTATACTGAAATCGAAAAGCTCCCCGGGTACTGGGATGCTGTCATCGGCCCCAACAAGCCTTTCGACACCGATCGGTATTTCATTATCAGCTCTGACACGCTATGCAACATCAACGTGAAAGACCCACGAGTGGTCACGACAGGGCCTGCCTCTATTAATCCCGAAACGGGCAGACCGTACGGGATGTCCTTTCCGATCGTCACCATCCGGGACTTCATCAACGTCCAGCACGCTTTAATCCGCTCGTTAGGCATCGAGCGGCTTCACGCCGTGGCCGGCCCTTCGATGGGCGGCTTTCAGGCTCTCGAGTGGGCCCTCGCCTACCCCGACATGGTGAAGCGGGCTATCCTGGTCATCAGTGCCGGCGAGCTTCACCCTTGGGTGATTATAATGCCGGGACGCGTTGCCGAAATGGCAATCCGACTCGATCCAGACTGGCAGAACGGTGACTACTACGGGAAGGCGGAGCCCGTGGAAGGTCTCACCGTGGCCTTCACGGCTCTGACGATGATTGCGCTCAGCCAACCCTGGGCGGACCGAGCGATGGGCCGAGCCCCGGCCGATCCAGGGAGCAGCCCCTCAGCGTCGCTGGAGAACCGATTCCTGATCGAGACAGAGATCGACAAAGTGGCCAGAGAACGGGCGGCACAAACCGATGCCAACTCCTATATCTACCTGGCGAAGGCCACTGCCTTGTACCGGGCCGGCATAGGGTTCGATTCCTTTGAAGAGGCGCTTGCACGGATCCGAGCCAAGGTCTTGTTGGTCCCCTGCTCTTCTGATGTATTTCTTCCGCCCTACCAATCCCAGAAACTGCTCAACACCCTGCAACAGGCGGGCGTGACGGCCACCGCCTTCGAACTGGAAAGTGACGGCGGGCATCTGGCCGGGGTACTGGAGATTCACAAGGCTGCACAAGTCCTGCGGGAATTCTTGGAGAGCGGATGACCGAGCTCCGACAGCCATCCAGCTCTCACTAGGGCTCGCCGACTCAAGCAGTTCAAGGCTATGGAGAATTACGAGCGATTGACACGGCGTCTTCAACTCGCCTTCCAGTTGGAGGGACTTCCTGTGGGGGCGATTCTGATTCGTTCCCATCATCTCGGCCTGTTCGAGGTCGAGATCGACGGGAGGGGTCCTTTCATTCTCTCCCCCGCCCTGCTGGAAAATTCGGACCCCGAAGGGGGGTATGTTTCTGAGGGGCTCCGCGATTGGATCGACCAGGTCTATTTGAAAATCCGTTGCCATGACTAAGAAAAAGGGAATCAATCACCCGTGGTCGAACGTTAACAAGGAGTGAAAAGCTCCCCCGGAAAGGAGGTGAACCAGCATGAAAAGAAGTGCCTCCGTGCTCTGTCTGGCCTTTGCCTTTACCCTCGTACTTGGGGTCGGCCCCGCATGGACCTTCGAGTGCCCTAGCCTGTATGCCAAGTGTCAAGAGCTGCTCAAGATCAAGAAGAACGAAGAGGTTGAGAAGATGTGCGAACAAGGCATAAAGCTCCATAAGGCCGGCGAGCACGATGATGCTGTCGAGAAGCTGGAAGCGGCCCTCGAGAAACTAGCGAAGGAGAAGAAGTAGATAGTGCCTCCGTACGTCTCTCGCCCTCCGCTCTGGGCGCACTAGGTCGGCATCCTGTGCCCAGAGCGGACGCGGCGAACTTTACGACGAGAAGGCGCACAGGCATACTTCCTCTCATCATTTCGGAGGTGATACGCATGAAAGCGATTCGCGTGCATAAGTACGGTGGGTCGGAGGTTCTCACCCTCGAGGACCTCCCCACCCCTCAGCCAGGGCCGGGACAGGCCCTGGTGAAGATCGAGGCGATCGGCCTGAACTTCATCGACGTGTATCAGCGGACCGGTCTCTATCCCGCTCCCCTCCCCCGCCTGATGGGAGTCGAAGGAGCGGGGGTTGTCGAGGCCATTGGGCCGGATGTCACAGAGGTCCGAGTAGACGATCGTGTCGCCTACACCGGCGTTCCCGGTTCCTACGCGGAATACGCAATCGTCCCCGCAGAACGTCTTGTAACACTCCCCCCCGGTGTGGACACCCACACAGCCGCGGCCGCAATGCTGCAAGGCATGACGGCACACTACCTAGTACACACCACCTATCCACTCAAAAGAGGCAATAGTTGTCTCGTCCATGCAGCGGCCGGCGGAGTGGGGCTGCTCCTCTGTCAAATGGCGAGAGATGCGGGAGCGCGGGTCTTCGGGACGGTTTCGACCGAGGAAAAGGCTCGCCTCGCGCGCGAGGCAGGGGCCGAGGTGGCAATCCGTTACACCGAGCAGGACTTCGAGGCCGAAATCAAGCGCCTCACCAACGGCCAGGGTTTGCAGGTGGTCTACGACTCGGTCGCCAAGGATACCTTTGAGAAGAGCCTGAACTGTCTGGCACCACGGGGCTACCTGGTCCTCTATGGGCAGTCGAGCGGCCCCGTCCCACCCTTCGACGTGAACCAGCTCAGCGCGAAAGGTTCCCTCTTTCTCACCCGCCCAACGCTCGCCCACTACACCCGGACACGCGAAGAGCTGCTCGAGCGCGCGACCGATGTCCTCAATGCGGTTTCGACCGGCACCCTGAAGCTCCGGATCGGCGCGACATTCCCCCTCGCAGAAGCGGCCGAGGCCCACCGCCAGCTCGAGGGGAGGAAGACAACCGGCAAGGTCCTTCTCATCCCGTAAACCGATGACGGCTCGACTGAGCTCGCCGAAGTCCGACGACCGATGACCGTGAAGAACAGCTGTCGGCTATGAGCGGTTAGCTGTCAGCGTCTGATTGCAAACTGTGGCGCCTGTTTGCGGCGGTCTGTCTTGCCCACCACCTTCCCGGCATCCTCTCAAAAATCGTA comes from Candidatus Methylomirabilota bacterium and encodes:
- the purE gene encoding 5-(carboxyamino)imidazole ribonucleotide mutase → MSRERKKPLVGIVMGSDSDFPIMEETIKALKYFGIPHEVRVISCHRAPAQAIEYSRTAQTRGLKVIIAGAGGAAHLAGIIAAETTLPVIGVPIESSPLHGMDALLSTAQMPGGVPVATMAVGKAGAKNAGIYSAEILSIYDGKLYKQLDKFKKSLAQEVAAQDRALAEKLK
- the selD gene encoding selenide, water dikinase SelD, with amino-acid sequence MTDLREKIRLTTLSHGAGUACKISPTDLAQVLSQLPSFSDPRILVGPETADDAAVYQLTDDLAVVQSVDYITPVVDDPYACGAVAAANSLSDMYAMGAQPIFALNLVGFPTGKLSLDVLTAILQGGADKVKEAGASIIGGHSIDDPEPKYGLVVTGLVHPKKVFTNAGARVGDDLVLTKPLGLGIITTGIKQEQVSQDTMQQAVHVMTTLNKAAAEAMIEVGVDACTDITGFGLLGHLNEMTAGSGVGARISLNAIPVLPDAWNLVKDGICPGGTKRNRQALEGKVTWAREITEEAQLILCDAQTSGGLLIAVPKEKSTQLVKRLQDAKTLAAASIGEIVAGAGEIEVTP
- a CDS encoding homoserine O-acetyltransferase; amino-acid sequence: MPGPDLMIVNKHIFELDRLELLSGATLKQIRVGYETYGKLSPAKDNAILICHYFSSTSHAAGRYTEIEKLPGYWDAVIGPNKPFDTDRYFIISSDTLCNINVKDPRVVTTGPASINPETGRPYGMSFPIVTIRDFINVQHALIRSLGIERLHAVAGPSMGGFQALEWALAYPDMVKRAILVISAGELHPWVIIMPGRVAEMAIRLDPDWQNGDYYGKAEPVEGLTVAFTALTMIALSQPWADRAMGRAPADPGSSPSASLENRFLIETEIDKVARERAAQTDANSYIYLAKATALYRAGIGFDSFEEALARIRAKVLLVPCSSDVFLPPYQSQKLLNTLQQAGVTATAFELESDGGHLAGVLEIHKAAQVLREFLESG
- a CDS encoding quinone oxidoreductase is translated as MKAIRVHKYGGSEVLTLEDLPTPQPGPGQALVKIEAIGLNFIDVYQRTGLYPAPLPRLMGVEGAGVVEAIGPDVTEVRVDDRVAYTGVPGSYAEYAIVPAERLVTLPPGVDTHTAAAAMLQGMTAHYLVHTTYPLKRGNSCLVHAAAGGVGLLLCQMARDAGARVFGTVSTEEKARLAREAGAEVAIRYTEQDFEAEIKRLTNGQGLQVVYDSVAKDTFEKSLNCLAPRGYLVLYGQSSGPVPPFDVNQLSAKGSLFLTRPTLAHYTRTREELLERATDVLNAVSTGTLKLRIGATFPLAEAAEAHRQLEGRKTTGKVLLIP